Below is a genomic region from Treponema sp. OMZ 798.
GATTAAAAGTTTCCGGTGTCCACGCGCCAAAGGCATCGATGACCGCATCAAAGCTTGCCAAATCTTCAGGTTTTAAATCAAATAAATCTTTTTGAAGAACTCTTGCCTTTTCATTTTTAGCGCAAGACTGACGGATAACGGCAGTTACATCAAAGCCCCGCATTACAGCTTCATTTGTGAGGCATTGACCTTGCTTTCCATTTGCTCCGATAATTGCAATCTTTTTCATTAGAACCTCCAATATTTTTATACTATAGTTGTAACTATAATTGTTATAGCTATAGTATAATCTTTTGTTGGTGTAATGTCAATGGTTACAGCTAAAATTTTTTAATATATTTTATTCGTGCGGAGGGTTTAATACCCCGACGCTTTGCGTCGGAGTTGTTGATTTGAGATTCACATATAGTTCTATTTTTATTTCCAAATCATTAATTACACGGATATGATAAAATTTTCATCATAATATGGAATCAATGCATCATGAGTCATGAGAAACATATTTTCTACCTTTGCTTGGCAAATTAATATGCGATCAAATGGATCGTTATGTATTTTTGGTGCCTTTTTAGAATAAGTAAGTGTTCCAAGTGCAGTTACATGATTTGGTTTTACATATAGGCAAGATAAATTTGCTTTAAGGCTTAGTTTATCCAAATGTTCTCCTGAAAATTGAAAAGAATCAGGATATTTTAAATGTTTAAGTTGAGCTTCCCAAATATTTATTGAGCTATAAAAAATGTCATTTTGAGGATTTAGTATAATTTTTCTAGCTTTTTGAGAAAGTCTTTTATCATTTTGGTGCAGCCATATTAAAATATGTGTATCTAATAAGATTTTCATATGTATTCCCCGAACATATCAATTATTTCGTCATCATATGCATTTATGTCATCAGGCGTGGGGAATTTTCCCTCTGCAAGTCCTATAATAGGAATTTTTTTTGAAAGCTGATTTTGATTTAAAAAGGAAATCTTATACTTTAATAGTTCAATATATTCTGCCACAGATTCAAGGTATTCTTCGGGCAGTGTTTTCAATTCTTTTTCTAATGCACTATAACTCATATTTTACCCCATTATCTTCATATTATATCATATTTTTTATCGGTAGTATACTATTTTTCTTTTTTTTAATATAATGTATACATGAAAACTGTTAAACTATTTTCTTTATCTTTAATTTTATTGAGTCTGTTTGTGTTGATGACCGGATGTGCAAGCATGTATATTCACGGTTCAACACCTGTTCAAAGGGCAGTATCAGCTGCCGAACTTCTTATTGACGGCAATGTATCGGATGACTATATACGGGTTTATAAAACTGAGGTTTCGCAGGCTGAGAGGTCTATAATGGATACGATAAGCAAGGCTGAAAGAAACGATATATATTATGCCGATATTGCAGATAATATTTCCGATTGGCTGCTTCTTTACAACCGTGTTTATACTCTTCAAAGAATGTATCCCGAAGGTTTACGCGGAAAAAAAGAGTTTGTAGTATTTGAAGCCCGCGATTATAGCAGCCTAAAAGATACCGCTTATACGCGAGCAACAGAAGCTCTTTATAATGAAGCCTTGCGTATTGTGCAGATGTCGGGAAACAATTCTAAAAATATTTCAAAGGCATTAGCTCATCTAAAACGTGCAAAAAAATACTCCCGCCATTTGGATAACGAAATAAATTCTTTAGGTGCCGATATAGCCTATAATGCTGCCGAAACTCTTGCTTATACAAATAAGCCCGATAACCTTCTCCAAGCTTCAGAATATTATATGCTTGCTCACTCATGGGTTCCCGGATATAGGGGGGCTTTGGAAAAGGGCAGGCTCGCAAAAGAAAAAGCTGCTTATCTTTATATCGAAGAAGGTACTTACAATTTAAAACTAAAAGACTATACTGCATTCCGCCATGCAAAAGTTTCTTTTCAAAAAGCGGAAAAAATAATTCCGGGTATAGCTTCAAGAGAAATTGCAGAAGTAAACCGGCTCCTTACAGTGAGGCTTGTTATTGTAAGACCCGATAATAGCTACAATGATGAAGATAGAATACGGAGGACAATAACTTCCGAGCTTGCTTCGGCAAAGTCAGGCCCTGAGACTATAGAAATAAATTTTATCAGAGGCGGAATGAGTTCTATTTTTAATCTTATAGATATCAGAGATGCAGATTTGGTTTTTATGCCTTCGGATAAATATGGAAATGTTAAAGAAACATATGGACCTGTTAAAACTGTAAATAAAAATATATCAAAGACTATAAATGGAATTTTATACACCGGTACGATAACTGAGCAAAGTCAGCTTGTTACTGTATATGCTCAAAATGATTTTGTGCTATACGATATTAGAACATGGAGAAAAACCGAATTACGTTATTTTAATAATGAAACAAATAAATTGTCTAAAAATTTTACAGTGCGGTATTACAGCGGAGCTCCTGAAGCAAAGCCTGCAGATTTTAATCCCGGATTTTTATATGAAGCCGGGCAGTATAAAAAATTCTTTCCCGAATTAATGAATGAAGGTAATTCAATGAATTTGATTAACAATTACGGCAGTCTTAGTTCAAACGGTAAAGAGTTGTGTAATGTAATTAAGAGCCTGCAATATATAGAGCGGAGGTAATTAAAATTAGCGAGAAGAAAAATAAAAAACGAGCAATATTTATTTCTATTGTATTGGCAGTGTTTCATACTCTCGGCTTTTTTAGCTCCTTGAATGCTATTATGACATCGCGGACTTCTCAAGGAGCTATTGCATGGACTGTAGGATTAAACTCTTTTCCGGTTATAACCGTTCCTGTTTATTGGATATTCGGCCGTAATAGATTTGACGGGTATGCAGAAGAATGGAAAAACAACTCCGAAGTTACTCAGACTAGAGTCAACGAAATAAGAAGTGCTCTGGAGCCTTATTTTGTAGAACCTCCGGATGTTTTCCCTGAATATGAAGTGCTGAAAAAATTAGCTCTCTCTCCTTTTTTAAACGGAAATAAAATTGATTTATTATTAAACGGAGCGGAAACATATAGAAGTATTGAGGAAGGAATTGAAAAAGCAGAAGAATATGTTTTGTTTCAGTTTTATATTTTAAAGGATGATGAGATTGGAACAAAGTTTAAAGATCAGTTAATACGCAAAGCTAAAGAGGGTGTTGCCGTCTATGTTTTATATGATGAGTTAGGAAGCAGGGGAATATCCAAAGAATGGTTAAATTCTTTTTCTGTAAATGGAATAAAAGTTCTTCCGTTTAATACTCAGCAAGATCACCGCTTTCAAATTAATTTTAGAAATCATAGGAAGATTGTTGTTGTTGATGGTAAGGCTGCCTGGGTAGGCGGGCTCAACATAGGTGATGACCACTTAGATAAAGATCCCGTTTTTACGCCGTGGCGAGATACTCATTTGATGATTGAAGGGCCTTCAGTAATTGCGGCGCAAGCAACTTTTTTGGTTGATTGGCATTGGGCAAGTAAAGAACTTATAAGCGGTTTAAACTGGGAGCCTAATATTTTTAAAGGTGATAATTCCGATAAGAACGTATTGGTTTTAGCATCGGGGCCGGCAGATAAATACGAAACTGCAAGTTTATTTTTTACTAATCTTTTAAACGCTGCAAGAAAAAGAATTTGGATTGCAACGCCTTATTTTATTCCTGATGAAGCAACTATGACGGCTCTTAGGTTAGCCTTGTTAAAAGGAATTGAAGTTCGTATTTTAACTCCGAGGATGTACGATAATTGGTTTGTATTTAATGCTGCAAATGCTTACCTTGATGAATTAGCGGATGACGGTGCAAAAATATATTTTTATGAAAACGGTTTTATGCATCAAAAGGTAATGCTCATAGACGATTCTTTATCGGCTGTCGGAACCGTAAACTTTGATAACAGATCTTTTAGATTAAATTTTGAGATTACGGCTTTGA
It encodes:
- a CDS encoding type II toxin-antitoxin system VapC family toxin, whose product is MKILLDTHILIWLHQNDKRLSQKARKIILNPQNDIFYSSINIWEAQLKHLKYPDSFQFSGEHLDKLSLKANLSCLYVKPNHVTALGTLTYSKKAPKIHNDPFDRILICQAKVENMFLMTHDALIPYYDENFIISV
- a CDS encoding DUF2281 domain-containing protein; the protein is MSYSALEKELKTLPEEYLESVAEYIELLKYKISFLNQNQLSKKIPIIGLAEGKFPTPDDINAYDDEIIDMFGEYI
- the cls gene encoding cardiolipin synthase — encoded protein: MTSRTSQGAIAWTVGLNSFPVITVPVYWIFGRNRFDGYAEEWKNNSEVTQTRVNEIRSALEPYFVEPPDVFPEYEVLKKLALSPFLNGNKIDLLLNGAETYRSIEEGIEKAEEYVLFQFYILKDDEIGTKFKDQLIRKAKEGVAVYVLYDELGSRGISKEWLNSFSVNGIKVLPFNTQQDHRFQINFRNHRKIVVVDGKAAWVGGLNIGDDHLDKDPVFTPWRDTHLMIEGPSVIAAQATFLVDWHWASKELISGLNWEPNIFKGDNSDKNVLVLASGPADKYETASLFFTNLLNAARKRIWIATPYFIPDEATMTALRLALLKGIEVRILTPRMYDNWFVFNAANAYLDELADDGAKIYFYENGFMHQKVMLIDDSLSAVGTVNFDNRSFRLNFEITALIADKPFASEIEQMLLNDFAVSSDATAGYGNKQSFWIRLKSKFSTMFAPVL